A stretch of Usitatibacter palustris DNA encodes these proteins:
- a CDS encoding Rne/Rng family ribonuclease: MKRMLFNATQAEELRVAIVDGQKLIDLDIETLGREQRKSNIYKGVITRVEPSLEAVFVDYGAERHGFLPFKEIAKQFMTNDDGEFGRSKMATHLKVGHEMIVQVDKDERGNKGAALTTYISLAGRYLVLMPNNPRGGGVSRRIEGEDRNELREVMDQLEVVEGMSLIARTAGIGRSLEEMQWDLNYLIQLWTAIEKAANEEKGPCLIYLESSLVVRAIRDLFQPDIGEILVDTAAIYEQALSFMSTVMPANVNKVKLYKDDVPLFSRFQIEHQIESAYRRDVTLPSGGAIVIDHTEALVSVDVNSARATRGHDIEQTAFNTNCEAADEVARQLRLRDLGGLIVIDFIDMESAKNQREVENRLRDALKHDRARVQIGKISRFGLLELSRQRLQPSLEETTHTPCPRCHGTGFIRDTASTALHVLRILQEEAMKEGTAAIHAQVPVDVATYLLNEKRSEIFKIETRLKVNLLLIPNQHLETPNYTVERLRHDSPLLDAQTPSYEMATVPTEDEDDKLPSRQDAKPARPEPLVKGITPDQPAPITPTSLPIQQPVAKAPAPASAEGGLLDRLFGWFRKPAEAPAPVAPVATATRERPPREGGGQDGRRGGNGQRRDGRRGEGRGGEGRSEGGRGGQGRNRQERGGRDQRPPEQRGEQAEGAPREDRPPRPPREPREPREGREPREGREQREPREQREPREAREPREQREPREPRQPRPEQPRPAQQADGSPRLESHPVAETVGGEGEGEGRRRRRGRGGRGGGDRGENREIRDNRDNRDSTAPAVVQEEQHPHEDAPTPQFASAELFAAEEQQAPMTPSPSPFPPPATDTLQPSPAPLHVASSVGMPMPAPRVVVDQLEDVEPQRPVRRRRTEAQLAAQAAAEALQLVETSGNAPVVAAPVVEDELPRRTKPRRRRSVEVGSEPLQLVETAPGTEKQPETPGN, translated from the coding sequence ATGAAACGCATGCTGTTCAATGCGACCCAGGCTGAAGAGCTCCGGGTTGCAATCGTCGATGGCCAGAAGCTCATCGACCTCGACATCGAGACCCTCGGAAGAGAGCAACGCAAGAGCAACATCTACAAGGGCGTCATCACCCGCGTAGAACCCTCCCTCGAAGCGGTCTTTGTCGATTACGGCGCCGAGCGCCACGGCTTCCTCCCGTTCAAGGAGATCGCCAAGCAGTTCATGACCAACGACGACGGCGAATTCGGCCGCTCGAAGATGGCCACCCACCTCAAGGTGGGCCACGAAATGATCGTGCAGGTGGACAAGGACGAGCGCGGCAACAAAGGCGCGGCCCTGACCACCTATATCTCGCTCGCCGGCCGCTACCTGGTCCTGATGCCCAACAACCCGCGCGGTGGCGGAGTCTCGCGCCGCATCGAGGGCGAGGACCGCAACGAGCTGCGCGAAGTGATGGACCAGCTCGAAGTCGTCGAAGGCATGAGCCTGATCGCCCGCACCGCGGGCATCGGCCGTTCCCTCGAAGAGATGCAGTGGGACTTGAACTACCTCATCCAGCTGTGGACCGCGATCGAGAAGGCCGCGAACGAAGAAAAAGGCCCCTGCCTGATCTACCTCGAGTCGAGCCTGGTGGTCCGCGCCATCCGCGACCTCTTCCAGCCCGACATCGGCGAAATCCTCGTCGACACCGCGGCGATCTACGAGCAGGCCCTGTCGTTCATGAGCACGGTGATGCCGGCCAACGTGAACAAGGTGAAGCTCTACAAGGACGACGTTCCCCTCTTCTCGCGCTTCCAGATCGAGCACCAGATCGAAAGCGCGTATCGCCGCGACGTGACGCTGCCCTCGGGCGGCGCGATCGTCATCGACCACACGGAAGCCCTCGTGTCCGTGGACGTGAACAGCGCCCGCGCGACCCGCGGCCACGACATCGAGCAGACCGCGTTCAACACGAACTGCGAAGCCGCCGATGAAGTGGCGCGCCAGCTCCGCCTGCGCGACCTCGGTGGCCTGATCGTCATCGACTTCATCGACATGGAAAGCGCGAAGAACCAGCGCGAGGTGGAAAACCGCCTGCGCGACGCGCTCAAGCACGACCGCGCCCGCGTGCAGATCGGCAAGATCTCGCGCTTCGGCCTGCTCGAGCTCTCGCGCCAGCGCCTGCAGCCTTCGCTGGAAGAGACCACGCACACGCCCTGCCCGCGCTGCCATGGCACGGGCTTCATCCGCGACACCGCCTCCACCGCACTTCACGTCCTGCGCATCCTTCAGGAAGAAGCGATGAAGGAAGGCACGGCCGCGATCCACGCGCAGGTGCCGGTGGACGTCGCGACGTACCTGTTGAACGAGAAGCGCAGCGAGATCTTCAAGATCGAGACGCGCCTCAAGGTGAACCTGCTGCTGATCCCCAACCAGCACCTCGAGACCCCGAACTACACCGTCGAGCGCCTGCGCCACGATTCGCCGCTGCTCGATGCGCAGACCCCCAGCTACGAGATGGCGACCGTGCCGACCGAGGACGAGGACGACAAGTTGCCCTCGCGCCAGGACGCCAAGCCCGCGCGACCCGAACCGCTGGTGAAGGGCATCACGCCCGACCAGCCGGCTCCGATCACGCCGACCTCGCTGCCGATCCAGCAACCGGTCGCCAAGGCGCCGGCTCCGGCCAGCGCGGAAGGTGGCTTGCTCGATCGCCTGTTCGGGTGGTTCCGCAAACCCGCCGAAGCCCCTGCGCCGGTCGCCCCCGTGGCAACCGCAACGCGGGAGCGTCCTCCGCGTGAAGGCGGTGGCCAGGACGGCCGCCGTGGCGGCAACGGACAGCGCCGCGACGGACGTCGTGGCGAAGGCCGCGGCGGTGAAGGTCGCAGCGAAGGTGGCCGTGGTGGCCAGGGCCGCAATCGACAGGAGCGCGGGGGTCGCGATCAACGTCCTCCCGAGCAGCGTGGCGAACAAGCAGAAGGAGCGCCGCGCGAAGACCGTCCGCCGCGTCCTCCGCGCGAGCCGCGTGAACCTCGCGAGGGTCGTGAGCCGCGTGAGGGTCGCGAACAACGCGAGCCGCGTGAACAGCGTGAGCCGCGCGAAGCCCGCGAGCCGCGTGAGCAACGCGAGCCGCGCGAACCGCGCCAGCCCCGTCCGGAGCAACCGCGCCCGGCCCAGCAGGCCGATGGTTCGCCGCGCCTCGAGTCGCACCCCGTTGCCGAGACCGTCGGTGGCGAAGGTGAAGGCGAAGGTCGCCGTCGCCGTCGTGGCCGTGGCGGCCGGGGTGGTGGAGATCGCGGCGAGAACCGTGAAATCCGCGACAACCGCGACAATCGCGACAGCACCGCGCCCGCCGTCGTGCAGGAAGAGCAGCACCCGCACGAAGATGCCCCGACGCCGCAATTCGCTTCCGCGGAATTGTTTGCCGCCGAAGAGCAGCAGGCTCCGATGACGCCGTCGCCTTCGCCGTTCCCGCCGCCGGCAACGGACACGCTGCAGCCCTCACCCGCGCCGCTCCACGTGGCCTCCTCGGTGGGAATGCCGATGCCCGCGCCGCGCGTGGTCGTCGACCAGCTCGAGGATGTGGAACCGCAACGCCCCGTTCGCCGCCGCCGCACCGAGGCGCAGCTGGCAGCCCAAGCCGCCGCCGAAGCACTGCAACTGGTTGAAACCAGTGGCAACGCTCCGGTGGTCGCCGCGCCCGTCGTCGAGGACGAGCTTCCGCGACGCACGAAGCCGCGCCGGCGCCGTTCGGTCGAGGTGGGTAGCGAGCCGCTGCAACTCGTCGAGACCGCACCCGGGACCGAAAAGCAACCGGAGACGCCGGGGAACTGA
- a CDS encoding 2-hydroxychromene-2-carboxylate isomerase has translation MAQGTAIDYYFDFSSPYGYVASHLVDGLAQRTGRAITWRPMLIGAVMKVTGQPLMASIPLKGDYSIMDFSRTARFHGVPYKAPSTFPVSSIAGVRAFYWLQDKHPALAVPFAKALYAAYFAEDRDISLAETVIEIAAKCGVDPAALSAALADPAVKDRTKQIVDASLALRVFGSPYFIVDGEPFWGVDRIPMLEEWVRRGGW, from the coding sequence ATGGCCCAGGGCACGGCGATCGATTACTACTTCGATTTCTCCTCGCCCTACGGCTACGTCGCGAGCCATCTTGTCGATGGCCTCGCGCAACGCACCGGGCGCGCCATCACGTGGCGCCCGATGCTCATCGGCGCCGTGATGAAGGTCACCGGCCAGCCGCTCATGGCGAGCATCCCCCTCAAGGGGGATTACTCGATCATGGATTTCTCGCGGACCGCGCGCTTCCATGGCGTGCCCTACAAGGCCCCCAGCACTTTTCCGGTGAGCAGCATCGCCGGCGTGCGCGCGTTCTATTGGCTGCAGGACAAGCATCCGGCCCTTGCCGTGCCGTTCGCGAAGGCGCTGTACGCCGCGTACTTCGCCGAGGACCGCGACATCAGCCTGGCCGAAACGGTCATCGAGATCGCCGCGAAGTGTGGCGTGGATCCCGCGGCGCTCTCGGCTGCGCTCGCGGACCCGGCCGTGAAGGACCGCACCAAGCAGATCGTCGACGCTTCGCTGGCACTTCGTGTCTTCGGGTCACCCTACTTCATCGTGGACGGCGAGCCCTTCTGGGGCGTGGATCGCATCCCGATGCTCGAGGAGTGGGTGCGCCGCGGCGGTTGGTAG
- a CDS encoding VOC family protein, with protein sequence MTTIESVGQIAIAAKDLDRARAFYRDTLGLKHLFDAPPGLTFFQCGSIRLLVEVPADERFRHPASVLYYKVADIDAAHADLVAKGVRVEGKPHLVAPMPDHDLWMAFYRDSEDNVFSLMCEKRK encoded by the coding sequence ATGACCACCATTGAATCCGTCGGGCAGATCGCGATCGCGGCGAAGGATCTCGACCGTGCGCGGGCCTTCTATCGCGACACGCTCGGCCTCAAGCATCTGTTCGACGCGCCGCCGGGCCTCACCTTCTTCCAATGCGGTTCGATCCGCTTGCTCGTGGAAGTCCCTGCCGACGAGCGCTTCCGCCATCCGGCTTCCGTCCTTTATTACAAGGTCGCCGACATCGATGCGGCGCATGCCGATCTCGTGGCCAAGGGCGTGCGGGTCGAGGGCAAGCCGCACCTCGTCGCGCCCATGCCGGATCACGACCTGTGGATGGCCTTCTACCGGGATTCCGAGGACAACGTCTTCTCGCTGATGTGCGAGAAGCGCAAATAG
- a CDS encoding low molecular weight protein-tyrosine-phosphatase → MRSILVVCTGNICRSPTAEGVLRAKAKERGLAVRVASAGTLDYHVGEPPDRRSMAHATQRGYDLSAQRAQQVTRAHFQEYDYILAMDRSHLHQLEAMAPANARAKLAMFLETSATWKGEDVPDPYYGGAAGFEQVLDMIEEAAEGWLDQIEGSDPSIVDRNPR, encoded by the coding sequence GTGCGATCGATCCTCGTCGTCTGCACCGGCAACATCTGCCGTTCGCCCACGGCTGAAGGTGTCCTTCGCGCCAAGGCGAAGGAACGCGGCCTCGCGGTGCGCGTGGCCTCCGCCGGCACGCTCGACTATCACGTGGGTGAACCGCCTGACCGCCGCTCGATGGCGCACGCGACCCAGCGCGGGTACGACCTCAGCGCGCAGCGCGCGCAGCAAGTGACGCGCGCGCACTTCCAGGAATACGACTACATCCTCGCGATGGACCGCAGCCACCTCCATCAGCTCGAGGCAATGGCGCCCGCGAACGCGCGCGCGAAGCTGGCGATGTTCCTGGAGACAAGCGCGACGTGGAAGGGCGAAGACGTGCCCGATCCCTACTACGGGGGTGCCGCCGGATTCGAGCAAGTGCTCGACATGATCGAGGAGGCCGCCGAAGGCTGGCTCGACCAAATAGAGGGGTCAGACCCCTCTATCGTTGACCGCAACCCGCGATAG
- the uvrB gene encoding excinuclease ABC subunit UvrB → MEVVTYPNSPFRLHQPFAPAGDQPQAIKKLVEGIDDGLSWQTLLGVTGSGKTFTMAHVIATTGRPALVMAPNKTLAAQLYAEMREYFPENAVEYFVSYYDYYQPEAYVPSRDLFIEKDSSINEHIEQLRLSATKSLLERPDVIIVATVSCIYGIGDPEDYQDMRLLLREKDPVPQRGLLARLASMQYSRNDIDFRRGTFRVRGDTIDIFPAEHGETALRVSLFDDEIETLTLFDPLTGELLHRIPRFTLYAKSHYVTPRDTVLRAIEAIKVELRERIDYYQQNGRLLELQRIQQRTHFDLEMLHELGFCKGIENYSRHLSGRGPGEPPPTLIDYLPNNALIVVDESHVTIPQVGGMFKGDRSRKETLVEYGFRLPSALDNRPLKFDEFERQVKQAIFVSATPADYEAKHAGQVVEQLVRPTGLVDPHVEVRPATTQVDDLLSEANKRIAVGERVLVTTLTKRMAEDLTEYLAEHGIKVRYLHSDIETVERVEIIRDLRKGIFDVLVGINLLREGLDLPEVSLVAILDADKEGFLRSTRSLVQTIGRAARHINGTAILYADKMTESMKSAIGETQRRRAKQEAFNIEHGIEPKSVSKRIKDLIDGVYDPEAARDTRAAAEEEAKYEALGEKQLDQRIRKVEKEMLEAAKNLEFERAAQMRDELKKLRDRLLNIAGEG, encoded by the coding sequence ATGGAAGTCGTTACCTACCCCAACAGTCCCTTCCGCCTGCACCAGCCGTTCGCTCCCGCGGGCGACCAGCCGCAGGCCATCAAGAAGCTCGTCGAAGGCATCGACGACGGCCTTTCCTGGCAGACGCTGCTGGGCGTGACGGGCTCGGGCAAGACCTTCACGATGGCGCATGTCATCGCGACGACCGGCCGCCCCGCGCTCGTGATGGCGCCCAACAAGACGCTCGCCGCGCAGCTCTACGCGGAGATGCGCGAGTACTTCCCCGAGAACGCGGTCGAGTACTTCGTCTCCTATTACGACTACTACCAGCCCGAGGCGTACGTGCCCTCGCGCGACCTGTTCATCGAGAAGGACTCCTCGATCAACGAGCACATCGAGCAGCTGCGCCTGTCGGCGACGAAGAGCCTGCTCGAACGGCCCGATGTGATCATCGTGGCGACGGTGTCGTGCATCTACGGCATCGGCGACCCCGAGGACTACCAGGACATGCGTCTGCTGCTGCGCGAGAAGGATCCCGTGCCGCAGCGCGGGCTGCTCGCGCGGCTCGCCTCGATGCAGTACTCGCGAAACGACATCGATTTCCGGCGCGGCACGTTCCGCGTGCGCGGCGACACGATCGACATCTTCCCGGCCGAGCACGGCGAGACCGCACTTCGCGTGTCCCTGTTCGACGACGAGATCGAGACGCTCACACTCTTCGACCCTCTCACGGGCGAGCTCCTGCACCGCATCCCGCGCTTCACGCTCTACGCGAAAAGCCACTACGTCACGCCGCGCGACACCGTGCTGCGGGCGATCGAGGCGATCAAGGTGGAGCTGCGCGAGCGCATCGACTATTACCAGCAGAACGGGCGCCTGCTCGAGCTGCAGCGCATCCAGCAGCGCACGCACTTCGATCTCGAGATGCTCCATGAGTTGGGCTTCTGCAAGGGCATCGAGAACTATTCGCGCCATTTGTCGGGCCGTGGCCCGGGCGAACCGCCGCCGACGCTCATCGATTACCTCCCGAACAACGCGCTGATCGTCGTGGACGAATCGCACGTGACGATTCCGCAGGTGGGCGGCATGTTCAAGGGCGACCGGTCGCGCAAGGAAACGCTGGTGGAGTACGGCTTCCGCCTGCCTTCCGCGCTCGACAACCGGCCGCTCAAGTTCGACGAGTTCGAACGCCAGGTGAAGCAGGCCATCTTCGTTTCCGCCACGCCGGCTGATTACGAAGCCAAGCACGCCGGCCAGGTCGTGGAGCAGCTCGTGCGTCCGACGGGCCTTGTCGACCCGCACGTGGAAGTGCGGCCGGCAACGACCCAGGTCGACGACCTGCTGTCGGAAGCGAACAAGCGCATCGCGGTGGGCGAGCGCGTCCTGGTCACGACGCTCACCAAGCGCATGGCCGAGGACCTCACCGAGTACCTCGCAGAGCACGGCATCAAGGTTCGCTACCTGCACTCGGACATCGAGACGGTCGAGCGCGTCGAGATCATCCGCGACCTCCGCAAGGGCATCTTCGACGTGCTCGTCGGTATCAACCTGCTGCGCGAAGGCCTCGACCTGCCCGAGGTGTCGCTGGTCGCCATCCTCGATGCGGACAAGGAAGGCTTCCTGCGCTCGACGCGCTCGCTCGTCCAGACGATCGGCCGCGCCGCGCGGCACATCAACGGCACGGCGATCCTCTACGCGGACAAGATGACCGAGTCGATGAAGTCGGCGATCGGCGAGACCCAGCGGCGCCGCGCGAAGCAGGAGGCGTTCAACATCGAGCACGGCATCGAGCCCAAGAGCGTGTCCAAGCGCATCAAGGACCTGATCGACGGCGTGTACGACCCGGAGGCCGCGAGGGATACGCGCGCAGCCGCTGAAGAGGAAGCGAAGTACGAAGCCCTGGGCGAGAAGCAGCTCGACCAGCGCATCCGCAAGGTGGAGAAGGAAATGCTGGAGGCCGCGAAGAACCTCGAGTTCGAGCGCGCCGCCCAGATGCGAGACGAGCTGAAGAAGCTGCGCGACCGCCTGCTCAACATCGCCGGCGAGGGCTGA
- a CDS encoding pyridoxal phosphate-dependent aminotransferase yields MSLVAARLNAIKPSPTLAVTAKAAKLKAEGKDIIGLGAGEPDFDTPQFIKDAAIAAMNKGLTKYTPAGGTGTLKKAIIAKYKRDNGLDYTEKQILVSCGGKQSCFNLCMALLDKGDEVIIPAPYWVSYPDMAMMADATPVFIQAGIEQGFRITAAQLERAITPKTRMMIINSPSNPSGAIYTKADLEALGAVLRKHPRIVIATDDMYEHILLDGSKFVNILNVCPDLYNRTVVLNGVSKAYSMTGWRIGYCGGPEELITAMENVQSHSTSNPSSISQYAAEAALNGDQSCMVPMVAAFKERGKFVYEGLNRIPGVRCANPAGAFYVFPDCREAIRRLHENGKLKAPTDAALCEYLMEQPLAVAAVPGSAFGMEGYLRISFATSMENLKKAIDRMNLSMTPEKAMA; encoded by the coding sequence ATGTCGCTCGTCGCCGCCCGCCTCAACGCCATCAAGCCGTCCCCGACCCTCGCCGTGACCGCCAAGGCGGCCAAGCTGAAAGCCGAGGGCAAGGACATCATCGGGCTGGGTGCCGGGGAACCGGACTTCGACACGCCGCAATTCATCAAAGATGCGGCCATTGCGGCCATGAACAAGGGGCTGACGAAGTACACGCCCGCCGGCGGCACCGGCACGCTCAAGAAAGCCATCATCGCCAAGTACAAGCGCGACAACGGCCTGGACTACACCGAGAAGCAGATCCTGGTTTCATGCGGCGGCAAGCAGAGCTGCTTCAACCTGTGCATGGCGCTGCTCGACAAGGGCGACGAGGTGATCATCCCCGCGCCCTACTGGGTTTCGTATCCCGACATGGCGATGATGGCCGACGCCACGCCCGTCTTCATCCAGGCCGGCATCGAGCAGGGCTTCCGCATCACGGCCGCCCAGCTCGAGCGCGCGATCACGCCGAAGACGCGGATGATGATCATCAACAGCCCCTCGAACCCCTCGGGCGCGATCTACACGAAGGCGGACCTCGAAGCGCTGGGCGCCGTGCTGCGCAAGCATCCGCGCATCGTGATCGCCACCGACGACATGTACGAGCACATCCTGCTCGACGGCTCGAAGTTCGTGAACATCCTCAACGTGTGCCCGGACCTCTACAACCGCACCGTGGTGCTCAACGGCGTCTCGAAGGCGTACTCGATGACCGGCTGGCGCATCGGCTATTGCGGCGGGCCGGAAGAGCTCATCACCGCGATGGAGAACGTGCAGTCGCACTCCACGTCGAATCCCTCGTCGATCTCGCAGTACGCGGCCGAAGCGGCGCTCAACGGCGACCAGTCGTGCATGGTGCCGATGGTGGCGGCGTTCAAGGAGCGCGGAAAGTTCGTCTACGAAGGACTGAACCGCATTCCGGGCGTTCGCTGCGCGAATCCCGCCGGCGCGTTCTATGTCTTCCCTGATTGTCGCGAGGCCATCCGTCGCCTGCACGAGAACGGCAAGCTGAAGGCCCCGACCGACGCCGCGCTGTGCGAGTACCTGATGGAGCAACCCCTCGCGGTGGCCGCGGTGCCGGGCTCGGCGTTCGGCATGGAAGGCTACCTGCGCATCAGCTTCGCGACGTCGATGGAGAACCTGAAGAAGGCGATCGACCGGATGAACCTCTCGATGACGCCTGAGAAGGCAATGGCGTAA